GAAGTGGAAGAATAGATACTATCATGCATTTCAAAATCTTTGGATTAGATATTTGTGATCACATGTTAGGCTTCGAAGGCAAAAATAGCACACCAGATCAATAGAATGCTCAGCTAGATGTTTTTATTTCACATagatatttcttcttcttcttcttcttcttttattttttatacagtTGAAATAATACCTTTCCATCATACTCTCGTCGTGCCAGAACTTCCGGTGCTATATATGCTGGAGTTCCAACAGTTGATTTGGGTCTTGAATGCAACAGACCAAGTGTTAAAAAAACAACTTAATGATTGGAAAATCATAAAGGAACTGACATTTAAGATGGACTATATATAATTATCCCCAAACCTTAGAGTAACCAAAATCGCAGATTTTCAAACTAGGTGCAGGACTTCCATCTAAAAGggtattttctaatttcaaatcTCTATGGCATATTTGCTGCAAACGAGAATAGGAACATGGAAACAATAAGTAGATTTAGTTCTTGCATTTGGCATACACTAAGAAACATCaaggtttgatttttttgagtttaaataCTATGGAGTGACAGTAATTGACACCAGAGATCAATTGCTGAAAAAAATATCTATGCTGAAGAAATACAAGTAagcactaaaataaattttgtttccaaaaaaaaaagtgggaatgaaaagaataaaaatagaaacagaAAAAGGACCTCATCTTCACTGAATCTACCAGCACTGCAAATCTGATCAAAGAGCTTACCACCACCAGCATACTCCATCACAATTGCTAAATGGGTAGGTGTCAAAACCACGTACAACATTTATATCctatcaaaaatataaacatcccaaattttttaaaagggaaaTGAAGCAAGAGATGATACTTGCCTCCTTGAACCGGATTATATTAGGGTGTCTAAGAGATCTGTGATTGATAATCTCTCTTGCCACATTCTCATCTATCTGCAAACAAACACAGCTAAGCTAAGCTTTCAATCAACCGGTTTGGCATTCACAAGAAAGAGACAGAAAGAAGAACGTGATTTGAAGTGATGAAGTCAATTCAAGCTTAATAATACCCAAAAAATGCAAGAACAAGTGAGAGAGACAATAGATATtaaagaaacaaaccttgtgACCTCTCTCAATATATTTCATAGCAACCAGCTCCTTGGTATCCTTGTGTCTGAGAAGTCGAGCAACCCCAAAATTGCCGGCTCCCAAATCTTTGACCACCTCATATTTCTCCATTTTACCTCAAtaactactactactactagtAGTAGAATGATATTGCTTCCATTTTTGTCATTACATGTTAAGCAATATTGCTTAAAGATAAATATGGAAAGATCCATCTGCAGCTAGATATCCATTACTCCAGCTTAGGCAATAAAGAAGGGCAAGCGAAtaataaattcacatatctaccatttttttttaaattcacgtcaatattataaaattaaagaaaccaaactatactaaattaaaatcaaatgataacAGAGGACTAAAACCATAATCAGACcgtaataaaaatcaatcattctTGCCTAGAATGATGAAAATATCTAGAGTCAAACACATTTCTATCCAGTAGGAAATGAGAAAAatcatatcaattaaaaaaaaatccagaGTCAAACACATTTGGTTGAggctttttttatgttttcttactAAAATCCTCGatttttgataataataatgataatagcaaaatcatatcaattaaaaaaacaaatagctttaaaatataacataaaatgaaCAGTCATAAACTCATGCTGAAGTAAAAAGCTAGCAATAAGAATATTTTCCATACACACTTCTTCTCTTTGCTTCAGTGAGCAAAAAAATAGTTAGCAAAAGAGTTAGCAAAAGTAGCAACTAACTGCTACCTGATGAACTAATCTCAGCTTAACGACGCTCAATAGTTTCAAATTCTAAGCTAATTAATCTTCGAAGCTAAAAAcaacatgaaaaaaatgataaaagaaggcAAATAAAggaagcttaaataataataaaaattaataaaagtgagAAAGAAGAGATGAACCTGAAATCTGAAAGGCTAACTTAAAGGATTTTAATCGCTTGTGACCTCGTCACATATCTCGCAGcatttccttcctttttctttccctgtaaaatttcaccataaattatgaGAAAAAAATCCTTACAATAAgtcaaatctgaaaatttaaatCGCTAATTTGAAAGCAATAAAGTTCGAAAGAACTTGCCGGAGGTCGGTACATACTGAATGGTGAGCCAATAGATGGGTGACTTCACCAGATGGTAGATTGTCCTGCCAAATATAAGAAGAATATAAAATCAATCCAATAAAAGTCTATAACTAAAGATCAAGAAAACATATTCTGAGGTGAAACTAACTAGTAATTTGGGAAGACAGGTATAGAATCCAATACTACTATACAGGCATATGTGATAATTATTGATCCCCACACCGCAGCATGAGTAATGAATACCCAGCACCGAATGTCCATTGCCAAGTGTATATTAACAAGAATAACAACTGCTATAGTCCACAAACTGCCCATGCTCCATATATCGATTGTGCTCTCCTTATATGTAAATAGAGGTATATAGAACAGAACGAGGCTTTGCCATTGTGTGTCAATCATTGTGATCCAGAAGAGTTGCAGATTATACGCCTCACGTCTATGCCCCACGCCGTGAAGTTTAGGATACTCTAGGAGTGTTTTATGACTTAAATCCTTGTCAAGAATGCCAATAACAATAGTAGGGACAGAGGTATATATGACATAATAAAATACACTACTTCAGTCTGGTAAGGCAGAAGTCGTTGAAAAGGCTCTGCATAATATGTACctacaacatacaaaataatgtAACATGAAACCCAAATCCGTTAACTACAAAATTGCAGGAAAAGAGAGAACAACTTAATATTTCGGTTAATTTAGTTGGTTTTCGTTAACGAAACAAAATTAACCttcaacatttttttcaatAGATAATTCTACATATCCAACCAAAATATCAGAACAAATCAAAATCTAGAAGCACAATACAATGAAGATATTAATCACCATCAGATGTTAAATTAACACATActaaaagttcaaaataaataaaatgaagataTAAAAACTTAACAGGACTAATCCTAACTGATCaccaaaataacattcaaatatcaaattttcttaaaatctcTTCTGTTAACCAAACTGAATTTTTTATGGTTAACCAACAAACCGAATTTGGTCAGttaattcaactaaaaatgAATAACAAACACATGTGGGGAAATTGCCCAGTATGTTCCCCCTTTCTTTTGAGCAATGCACCTAGGAAGTTCAAAAAGCTCAGATTTCACAACAAAAAACGGTACGTACCAGAATAGCGTCAACACAAAAACAACATTGCGATAGAAGTTGTAAAGTACTAAGTAGCCAACACGCTGATAATTCCAGTGACCATGAACCAATAGTAATCTTTTCAGAAATCGGAACTGGTCCATCGCAAAATCTGATGCCATCACAACTTGCCGTTTGAgattttttgggatttttttataatgtcgcagggagggagggagggagaGAAAGCAAGAGAGACGGCGTGTTTGCAAAGTTAAGAGTTTTAGTGGGGGAACTAGGGGGGAAATTTGGGGATAAAATGGCGGACCTTTTTTAACCGCTATTGCTTAAATGCcgcaaaaaaaatattttattttgaataaaaggaTGTCTTTTTGTTCTACTAAAAATCTcatatttttctgttaaaattattagttaaatgattttataaaatatttattattattatgttttataaattggaattttataaaaaaataactaggtactttcaaaataaatattgtatattttaataagaaaacaaataattaaatggtcgtaattaattattaagttagaattatccaatgtaAGGAGTCAATCTctcatatcaaatttttattaaagattgagacgttaatcatgattttatattattcctttcgatctaatctccattttattagagatatttcttcctaactaaaatataactattttgctagatgttcgatgtggaatgattttagtttttgtatttcattttatttgttataatttggtcctatccaaaatagatagttatctatccatatcaatcattactttttatttatttatttatcaatgttttttaaatctaatatttaaatatatcaaatggtttagattaaatatttttaaatataatcgcattaattgattgtataaaatttcatcatttaacaaatctcaagtaaaccttaaatactaaaccatttaatatatataaagtttatctattatttcttaaataatttaaacaacaattataaaagaaattatttaatatataaattaaaacactaaTCAATCTAACCCCCTAGCCCCTATCCCTAAACCctgaatcataaaacataaattataaactcttaacccttaacccttaacccctaaacccataatccataattCATAAACCTTAAGATAGTAactcttaaaccttaaaccctaaaccatataccctaaaccctaaactataatgataattaattcaataatttaaaattagaaaacactagttaatttaaaccctaaaccctaaaaccataaACTCATAAACCCTTAGCACATAACCTCTAAACTTTAaaccccaacctttaaaccataaaccataaatcataacccataaacccataatccataaaccttaaaatggtaacacctaaaccttaaactctaaaccatataccctaaaccaaaaaccctaaaatatagtaataattacttcaatattttaaaattaatactatctcttttacggttatataagaaattatttaatatataaattaaaaacaaacaagaatgtacccaaaaactttaaaattattttaaataatagtattttaattttttcatttttaacaaatatttttctatgtttttatttcaaattatttctcgtctcattattttttcttgaagattttaaatattcaattaaaaataaattgaattttaattaatataaataaaccaattaaataataaatagacacACAAAAtggtttttgcggcgctttttcaaaaacgcctcTAAAAATAGAGCATTCGTGGTACTtcttcaaaaatgccgctaaagcccctACTAAAGCCCCAGCGCACCAGCAGCGCTtattggaaaacgccgctaaagcctagagcattagtggcgctttttcaaaatgtttaaagtCATGAATAAGATCAGGTAACTTattgaaaacgccgctaaagcctagagcattagtggcgctttttcaGAAATGCCGCTAAATCCCAGAGCATTAGCaacgctttttcaaaaatgccactaaatctcagagcattagcgacgctttttcaaaaacgccgctaaagccccgaaaagctcagaaaacggcgccATGGGGCTTAAGTTTTTTGCGACACTTCCTAGAAAACTCCGCTAATTCTCTATTTTTAGCGGCGATTTTCAAAAAGCGCCTCTAATACTCTATTTTAGCGGCGTTTCcttaaaagcgccgctaatgctcgatttttagcggcgttttttgtccaaacgccgctaaaaatgccgctaaaaacctgttttgctgtagtgacatcgtgaagaaactttttcttttgataataTGTCTTATCAATCGACATCAAACTACAAGCTAaaaagttagcaatatcagcaaaccaaggggtattatgaacatgatttaccttcagtatgtgttcatctggaaatgtctctcgaattggtataagaggagagtTCCCTTCTCGCGGCTCCAATTtggacaagtggtctgctacttggttttccactccctttcgatcttgaatttgtagatcgaactcttgaagttgaagtacccatcggatcagTCTCAGCTTAGTGTCTTTCTCGgaaagtaaatacttaattgccgAGTGGTTCGTAtaaacagtcactttggtacgtacaatataatatcaaaacttgtcaaaagcaaacacaatagcaagtaactttTTTTCTGTTACCgtgtaattcagttgagctcctgttAGAGTCTGACTcgcatagtagatgggatgaaaaccTTTGTTCCTTCGCTGACCCATGACAGCTCTGATCGTGAAGTCACTTGCAttacacatcaattcaaatggcaaatcccagtctggtgtgacTATTATGGGTGCCGAGACTAATTGACTCTTCAAATCGTTGAAACCTCCTAAACAatcctcatcaaatttaaatgtcgtgtccttctccaataatttgcataagggtttagcaactttAGAGAAGTCCTTGATGAATCTTCGATAAAAACCAgagtggcccaaaaagctcctaacaccctttatagatattggaggtgggagtttctcaataacatctacctttgctttatctacctcgattccatgaaatgacactttttacagttaagtacaaggtttgtttctttgcatcgccttagtaccttggctagattagCTAGGCAATCATCATGTGTATCTTCGAATACTGAAAAAttatccataaaaacttccaaatatttatCAACTATGTcaataaaaatagacatcatacatctttgaaatgtagcaggtgcattacataaaccaaatggcatgcgcctaaatgcaaatgtactaTATGGGtaggtgaatgttgtcttgtaCTAATTTTctggtgctactgtaatctgattataccccgagtatccatcgagaaaataataatagtctCGCCCTTTCGAGTCTGTCCAGCATCTGGTCTAAAAA
The Gossypium raimondii isolate GPD5lz chromosome 8, ASM2569854v1, whole genome shotgun sequence DNA segment above includes these coding regions:
- the LOC105791372 gene encoding serine/threonine-protein kinase SRK2G-like, with the translated sequence MEKYEVVKDLGAGNFGVARLLRHKDTKELVAMKYIERGHKIDENVAREIINHRSLRHPNIIRFKEVVLTPTHLAIVMEYAGGGKLFDQICSAGRFSEDEHRYFFQQLISGVNYCHSIQICHRDLKLENTLLDGSPAPSLKICDFGYSKLGLLHSRPKSTVGTPAYIAPEVLARREYDGKVLFQLYKK